One Rhodoferax sp. GW822-FHT02A01 genomic window, TCCTGCTGGACCATTGCCACCAACCCCACATAGACCACAGCAATCAGCGACAACGTGATCATGAAGCCAGCCCACTCATGGGCAGCGTCCGGAGCGATGGGCAGGGAAAAGCGCAGGAAACCATAGGCACCCAGCTTCAGCATGATGGCGGCCAGAACGGCAGAACCACCGGTAGGCGCTTCCACGTGCACATCGGGCAACCAGGTGTGCACCGGCCACATCGGCACCTTGACAGCAAAGGCTGCAAAGAAGGCAAAGAAGATGAATGTCTGTGCCGTGCGTCCCAGCGGCAAAGCGTACCAAACCGACAGATCAAAGCTGCCACCCGACTGGGTGTACAGATAAATCAGGGCGATCAGCAGCAGCAAGGAACCCATCAAGGTGTAGAGGAAGAACTTGAACGCTGCGTAGATCTTGTTCGGACCGCCCCAGATACCGATGATCAGGTACATCGGGATCAGCGTCGCTTCGAAGAACACATAGAACAGCATGCCGTCCAGTGCGCAAAACACGCCAATCATTAATCCACTCAGGATCAGGAAGGCCCCCATGTACTGGTTGACACGGGAGGTAATCACTTCCCAGCCCGCAATCACCACGACGACGTTGATGAAGGCGGTCAGCAACACGAACCAGAAGGAAATGCCGTCCAGGCCCAGGTGGTAGCTGACATTGAAACGCTCAATCCAGGGCGTGTTTTCCACAAACTGCATGGCCGCAGAGTGGTTGTCGAATTGCCCATACAAGGGCAAGGTCACCAGCAGGCTGACCACTGCGCCAATCAGCGCCACCCAACGTACGGTTTTTGCCTGGTCATCACGCCCCAGGGCCAGAAGAACAACACCAAACGCGATAGGCGTCCAGATCGCAAGGCTCAACAATCCCATTTTTTCTTTCTCCTACTTGAGCCAAACGAAATACGTCATCAGGACAAAGATGCCCAGAATCATGGCCAGCGCGTAGTGGTACAGATAGCCGGTCTGGATTCTGCGAATACCTCCCGACACCCATCCCACCAGCTTCCAGGAACCGTTGACCACGGCACCATCAATCAGCATCTGATCGCCGCCCTTCCACAGACCGGTACCCAGGCCGCGCGCACCGCGTGCCAGCACATTTTCATTGAACCAGTCCATGTAGTACTTGTTTTCCAGCAGGGTGTAGATAGGCGACACGGCGCGCTTGATGGCAGCGGGCAGTGCTGGGTTCACCATATACATGTAATAGGACAAGGCCACACCCGCCAGCGCCAGCCACAAAGGTGCACTGGTCAGCGCGTGCAGGGCCATGGCAACGGGGCCGTGGAATGCATGGGCCAGCTCTTCCATACCAGGATGCTTCTCGGCATCGATGAATATCGCGCCCTTGAAGAAATCGCCAAACAGCATGGGGTCAATGGTCAGGAAACCAATGATGACCGAGGGAATAGCCAGCAAGACCAGAGGTACCCACACCACCCAGGGCGACTCATGCGGATGGTGATCGCCATGGTGACCATGGTCGTCATGGCCATGGTGGTGTGCGTCCGGATTCTGGTCAAAGCGCTCTTTTCCATGGAACACCAGGAAATACATGCGGAAGGAGTAGAACGCCGTGACGAATACACCAGCCAATACGGCGAAGGATGCAAAGCCTGCGCCCGGCAGATGGCTCTCGGATACCACCTCAATGATGCTGTCCTTGGAATAGAAACCTGCGAAGAACGGCGTACCGATCAACGCCAACGAACCCAGCAAGGAGGTTATCCAGGTGATGGGCATGTACTTGCGCAGACCACCCATCCAGCGGATGTCCTGGTTGTGGTGGCAGCCCATGATGACCGAACCAGCACCAAGAAACAGCAGCGCCTTGAAAAACGCGTGCGTCATCAGGTGGAACACGGCGACCGAGTAGGCCGATGCGCCCAGAGCCACCGTCATGTAGCCCAGTTGCGACAGCGTGGAATACGCTACCACGCGCTTGATGTCGTTCTGGATGATGCCCAGGAAGCCCATGAACAAGGCAGTGATGGAGCCGATCACCATGATGAAATTCAGCGCCGTGTCGCTCAGCTCAAACAGTGGCGACATACGTGCCACCATGAAGATGCCGGCGGTCACCATGGTTGCCGCGTGGATCAACGCGGAGATGGGTGTAGGGCCTTCCATGGAGTCGGGCAGCCACACGTGCAACGGGAACTGGGCCGACTTGCCCATGGCGCCGATGAACAGGCAGATGCAAGTCACGGTGATCAGCATCCAGTCCGTACCCGGAAAGGTCAGTTTGGCCAGTTCTTCGGACTTGCTGAATACTTCGGTGTAGTTCAGGGTGCCGGCAAAGGCAACGATCAACCCGATGCCCAGAATGAAGCCAAAGTCACCCACGCGGTTCACCAGGAAAGCCTTCATGTTGGCGAAGATGGCCGTGGGCTTGTTGAACCAGAAACCGATCAGCAGGTACGACACCAGACCCACCGCTTCCCAACCGAAGAACAGTTGCAGCAGGTTGTTGCTCATCACCAGCATCAACATGGAGAAGGTGAACAAGGAGATGTAGGCGAAGAAGCGGTTGTAGCCCTCGTCCTCATGCATGTAACCGATGGTGTAGAGGTGGACCATCAGGGACACAAAGGTCACCACACACATCATCATGGCGGTCAGGCCATCCACCAGGAAGCCAACTTCCATCTTGAGACCACCGACGGACATCCAGGTGTACAGGGTCTCATTGAAATGGGCACCGTCTTGCACCACGCTCATCAGCGTCATGGCAGACAGTACAAAGGCAATCAACACGCCCAAAATGGTGAGCGTGTGGCTGCCAGCGCGCCCGATACGATTGCCACCGAACTTGGTACCCAGCACACCGGCCAGCACCGAGCCCGCCAATGGCGCCAAGGGAACCCAGATCAGGGTAGAAGCAGAAAGGGTTTGACTCATCTTATTAACCCTTGAGCGAATGAAGTTCATCCACGTTGACGGTGGACTTGTTACGGAACAGCAAGACCAGAATCGCCAATCCGATGGCGGACTCAGCGGCAGCGACGGTCAGGATGAAGAACACGAAGATCTGACCATGCATGTCATGCAAGTAATAGGAAAACGCCACGAAGTTGGTATTGACCGCCAGCAGCATCAGTTCGATGGCCATCAGCAACACGATCAGGTTGCGCCGATTCAGAAAAATACCCACTACCGACATGGCGAACAGAATGGCGCCCAATGTGAGAAAGTGACCCAGTGTGAGCGTCATGCTTTTACCTCCGCAGCTTGCGACTCGGGCTCGGGTGCTGCCTGCGTAGCAGTCATCTTCACCACTGTCATACGATCCTTGGCTTTCACGCGAACCTGATGTCCAGCACTCACATGCTTGCTGTCCTTGCGTGCACGCAAGGTGAGCGCAATGGCAGCGAACATGGCGACCATCAGAATCGCAGCGGCCACTTCAAGCGGGAACAGGTATTGCGTGAACAGAACCTTGCCCAGCTCCTGGGTGTTGGATATGGAAGGAGCACCAGCAGCTCCGGCCGCCAGATCCGTACCGCGGAAGCCCCCCATCAAAACGGCAGACATTTCCAGCGCGATGACCACACCGATCAGGGCCGCAAAGGGAAAGTGCTTCCAGAAACCCTGTCGCAACGTATCGAGATGGATGTCCATCATCATCACAACGAACAGGAACAGCACCATGACAGCACCCACGTAGACCAGTACCAGCACGATGGCCAGGAACTCAGCCTTGAGCAACATCCAAATCATGGCTGCCTGGAAAAATGTCAGCACCAGAAACAACACGGCATGCACCGGATTGCGCGCGGTGATGACGCGGAACGCTGCAATCAGCAGGACCGTGGAAAAAATATAGAAAAGACCTGTCGTGACACTCATGGTTCAAATTCTTTCTGTCATTGGTCTTATCGGTATTTGGCGTCTGCGGCCTTGCTTGCAGCAATTTCGCTCTCATAGCGATCGCCCACGGCCAGCAGCATGTCCTTGGTGAAGTACAGATCCCCACGCTTTTCACCGTGGTATTCGAAAATCTGCGTCTCCACAATCGAATCCACCGGGCAACTCTCTTCGCAAAAGCCGCAGAAGATGCATTTGGTCAGATCGATGTCGTAGCGCGTGGTGCGGCGGGAGCCGTCGGCACGCACATCAGACTCAATGGTGATGGCCATGGCTGGGCAAACCGCTTCACACAATTTGCAGGCGATGCAGCGCTCTTCACCGTTTTCGTAACGACGCAGCGCATGCAGGCCACGGAAGCGCGGCGACAGCGGCGTTTTTTCTTCCGGAAACTGCACCGTGACCTTGCGACGGAACAGATAGCGACCAGTCAGTGCCAGTCCCTTGAACAGCTCCACCAACAGGAAGCTGTAGAGAAAATCCTTGACGGAAAAGGGCAGAGGAATGCTCTTTACAGTTTTGCTTGTCATGATTGAATCCTTCACTTCCAGATGCTGAAGGAAGTCTGCATCCACACGCCCACCACAGTCAGCCAGAACAGCGTGACAGGAATGAACACCTTCCAGCCCAGACGCATGACCTGGTCATAGCGGAACCGTGGGAACGTCGCACGCACCCAGATGAAGAAACTGATGATGGCAAAAGACTTGATACCGAGCCAGATCCAGCCGGGAACCCAGTCCAGCGCGGCCACTGGAGATAGCCACCCGCCCAGGAACATCACGGAGGCCATGACGGAAATCAGCCACATATTGGCGTATTCCGACAGATAGAACATGGCGTACGACATGCCGGAGTACTCCACCATGTGACCGGCCACAATTTCCGCTTCACCCTCCACAACGTCAAATGGGTGGCGATTGGTTTCAGCCAGACCGGAGATGATGTACACCACAAAAATCGGCAACAAAGGCAGCCAGTTCCAGGAGAGGAAGCCCAGCCCCATATCCACGAATTGGCCCTTGCCTTGGCCCAGCACGATCTGCGTCAGATTCATGCTGCCGCTCACCATGAGCACAATGACCAGGCAGAAGCCCATGGCAATTTCATAGCTCACCATTTGCGCCGAAGCACGAATGGCACCGAGGAACGCATACTTGGAGTTGGAAGCCCAACCGGCAATCACCACGCCATAGACTTCCAAGGAGGCAATGGCCATCAGGTACAGCAAGCCCGCATTGACGTTGGCCAATGCGATGTCCGGGCCAAAGGGAACCACAGCCCAAGTCGCCATGGACGGCATGATGGTCAGCACTGGGCCGATAAAGAACAAGCCTTTGTTCGCAGCCGTAGGAACCAGGATTTCCTTGGTCAACAGCTTGAGCGCATCAGCGATAGGCTGAAGAATGCCCCAGGGGCCTACACGGTTGGGTCCGAGACGGACCTGCATCCAACCCAGGAATTTACGTTCCCACAAGGTGGTGTATGCGACAGCGCCCATCAAAGGAAGCACCACCACAATGATCTTGATCAGCGTCCAAACAATGGGCCAGGCCAGGCCAGTCCACCATGCATCGCCGCTGAGGCCAGCGCCTGCATTGAAAATTGTGTCAATCATGCCAGTGCCTCCTGTGCCGGCTGCTGTGCAGTTGCGGATCGCGCATCGGCTGTCAATTGAAGGGAGGATGCTCTACGCACCAACCCGTCCAGTTGATAAATCGACGCTACCGCAGGCTCGACAGTCGTCGGCGTCAAATCAATGACCGCATTGGTCGCGTTACCCAAGCGGGCCGCAGGAACAAACTCAGGCACAGCACCTGCGTCTTTGTGCATCGCCAGCAGGACGTCCTGTGCCGACTCATAGTCGAAGCCCGGAATACCCAAAAGATTGGCCAGCACGCGAATGACCTTCCACGCAGGACGTGTTTCGCCAGCTGGGCGCACAACCGCATAGAAACTCTGCACGCGACCTTCGGCATTCACAAAGGTACCTGCCGTTTCCGAGAAGGGTGCAATGGGCAACAGCACGTCGCTGAAGGCCATATTGGCCTTGAATGGGCTGAGCGTCACCACCATTTCCGCCTGGTTCAGCGCCTGGGCAGCCTTGGCCCCAGCTGCGCTGTCCTGCACGGGTTCGGTATTGAGCAGGATCGCGGCCTTGAGACCGCCGGCCAGCATCTGCCCTGCGTTCAGACCACCGGTGCCCGGCAGGGCACCCGCAATTTGCGCACCAACCGTATTGGCAGCTTCCGTCAGATAACCAACGGTGGCGCCTGTTTGCGCAGCGATCCAGTTGGCCAGTGCCAGCAGGCTGGACGCCTTGGCATGGTGAGCGGCCGCATTGCCCAGCAGGATGGCTTTGTTTGCACCGCCCAACAGACTTTTCGCAATCGCTTGCGACTGAGAAGTAACGTTGCCAGCAGCTGGTGCACTGACGCCCTGCTCTGCCGCAACTGCAGCGGCAATATCAGCCAGCGCTTGTACCCATTGCGACGCAGGAGCCAGCAATGTGTTGGCCACTGGCAAAGCCCAGTCGGTCATCACTGCATTGAGTGCATTGACCTGGCAGCCCAGCTTGGCGGCCTGGCGAATACGTTGTGCAAATAGGGGATGGTCCTTGCGCAGGTTGGAACCCACGACCAGAACGCGCTCCAGATGCGACAGCGATGCAATCGAGGTGCCCAGATAGCGCGCTTGTGCAGAGGTTCCAAATTCGGCGTTGCGCAGGCGATAGTCGATGTTCTCGCTACCCAGGCCGCGCACCAAGGCACCTGCCAGATACAGTTCTTCCAGCGTGCTGTGCGGACTGACCAGCGCACCAATGGATTGCGCACCATGGTTGGTCTTGATCTGTTTCAGGCCGTTCGCCACGTATTCCAGTGCGGTCTGCCAATCCACTGTCTTCCATTCACCGCCCTGCTTGAGCATGGGCGCGGTCAGACGGTCATCACCGTTCAAGGCTTCATAGGAGAAACGATCACGGTCGGCAATCCAGCATTCGTTGACCGCTTCGTTTTCCAGCGGAACAACACGCAGCACCTTGTTGTTCTTGACCTGGACAATCAGGTTGGAACCGGTGGAGTCATGCGGGCTGACCGACTTGCGGCGTGACAACTCCCAGGTACGGGCGCTGTAGCGGAAAGGTTTGCTGGTCAAGGCACCCACAGGACAGATGTCAATCATGTTGCCAGACAGTTCCGAATCCACCGACTGACCGACGAAAGTTTCGATCTCGGCATGCTCACCGCGATGGGACATGCCCAGTTCCATCACGCCAGCCACTTCCTGACCGAAGCGAACGCAACGTGTGCAGTGAATGCAGCGGCTCATTTCCTCCATGGAAATCAGCGGGCCGACGTCCTTGTGGAAGACCACGCGCTTTTCTTCTTCGTAACGTGAAGTGGAGCCGCCATAGCCCACAGCCAAGTCCTGCAACTGGCATTCGCCGCCCTGATCACAGATCGGGCAATCCAGCGGATGGTTGATCAGCAGGAACTCCATCACCGACTTCTGGGCCTTGATAGCCTTGTCGCTCTTGGTGCGGACAATCATGCCCTGCGTTACGGGAGTTGCACAGGCCGGCATGGGCTTGGGCATCTTCTCCACGTCCACCAAGCACATGCGGCAATTGGCCGCAATGC contains:
- a CDS encoding NADH-quinone oxidoreductase subunit M; translated protein: MGLLSLAIWTPIAFGVVLLALGRDDQAKTVRWVALIGAVVSLLVTLPLYGQFDNHSAAMQFVENTPWIERFNVSYHLGLDGISFWFVLLTAFINVVVVIAGWEVITSRVNQYMGAFLILSGLMIGVFCALDGMLFYVFFEATLIPMYLIIGIWGGPNKIYAAFKFFLYTLMGSLLLLIALIYLYTQSGGSFDLSVWYALPLGRTAQTFIFFAFFAAFAVKVPMWPVHTWLPDVHVEAPTGGSAVLAAIMLKLGAYGFLRFSLPIAPDAAHEWAGFMITLSLIAVVYVGLVAMVQQDMKKLVAYSSVAHMGFVTLGFFIFNDLGISGGIVQMIAHGFVSGAMFLSIGVLYDRVHSREIAAYGGVVNTMPKFAAFALLFSMANCGLPGTAGFVGEWMVILGAVKFNFWIGFVAASALIFGAAYTLWMFKRVYLGAIGNDHVRDLLDINAREFLMLALLAAAVLYMGIYPKPFTDVMDASVAQLLKQIAVSKLPILN
- the nuoL gene encoding NADH-quinone oxidoreductase subunit L is translated as MSQTLSASTLIWVPLAPLAGSVLAGVLGTKFGGNRIGRAGSHTLTILGVLIAFVLSAMTLMSVVQDGAHFNETLYTWMSVGGLKMEVGFLVDGLTAMMMCVVTFVSLMVHLYTIGYMHEDEGYNRFFAYISLFTFSMLMLVMSNNLLQLFFGWEAVGLVSYLLIGFWFNKPTAIFANMKAFLVNRVGDFGFILGIGLIVAFAGTLNYTEVFSKSEELAKLTFPGTDWMLITVTCICLFIGAMGKSAQFPLHVWLPDSMEGPTPISALIHAATMVTAGIFMVARMSPLFELSDTALNFIMVIGSITALFMGFLGIIQNDIKRVVAYSTLSQLGYMTVALGASAYSVAVFHLMTHAFFKALLFLGAGSVIMGCHHNQDIRWMGGLRKYMPITWITSLLGSLALIGTPFFAGFYSKDSIIEVVSESHLPGAGFASFAVLAGVFVTAFYSFRMYFLVFHGKERFDQNPDAHHHGHDDHGHHGDHHPHESPWVVWVPLVLLAIPSVIIGFLTIDPMLFGDFFKGAIFIDAEKHPGMEELAHAFHGPVAMALHALTSAPLWLALAGVALSYYMYMVNPALPAAIKRAVSPIYTLLENKYYMDWFNENVLARGARGLGTGLWKGGDQMLIDGAVVNGSWKLVGWVSGGIRRIQTGYLYHYALAMILGIFVLMTYFVWLK
- the nuoK gene encoding NADH-quinone oxidoreductase subunit NuoK; protein product: MTLTLGHFLTLGAILFAMSVVGIFLNRRNLIVLLMAIELMLLAVNTNFVAFSYYLHDMHGQIFVFFILTVAAAESAIGLAILVLLFRNKSTVNVDELHSLKG
- a CDS encoding NADH-quinone oxidoreductase subunit J; the encoded protein is MSVTTGLFYIFSTVLLIAAFRVITARNPVHAVLFLVLTFFQAAMIWMLLKAEFLAIVLVLVYVGAVMVLFLFVVMMMDIHLDTLRQGFWKHFPFAALIGVVIALEMSAVLMGGFRGTDLAAGAAGAPSISNTQELGKVLFTQYLFPLEVAAAILMVAMFAAIALTLRARKDSKHVSAGHQVRVKAKDRMTVVKMTATQAAPEPESQAAEVKA
- the nuoI gene encoding NADH-quinone oxidoreductase subunit NuoI, which produces MTSKTVKSIPLPFSVKDFLYSFLLVELFKGLALTGRYLFRRKVTVQFPEEKTPLSPRFRGLHALRRYENGEERCIACKLCEAVCPAMAITIESDVRADGSRRTTRYDIDLTKCIFCGFCEESCPVDSIVETQIFEYHGEKRGDLYFTKDMLLAVGDRYESEIAASKAADAKYR
- the nuoH gene encoding NADH-quinone oxidoreductase subunit NuoH produces the protein MIDTIFNAGAGLSGDAWWTGLAWPIVWTLIKIIVVVLPLMGAVAYTTLWERKFLGWMQVRLGPNRVGPWGILQPIADALKLLTKEILVPTAANKGLFFIGPVLTIMPSMATWAVVPFGPDIALANVNAGLLYLMAIASLEVYGVVIAGWASNSKYAFLGAIRASAQMVSYEIAMGFCLVIVLMVSGSMNLTQIVLGQGKGQFVDMGLGFLSWNWLPLLPIFVVYIISGLAETNRHPFDVVEGEAEIVAGHMVEYSGMSYAMFYLSEYANMWLISVMASVMFLGGWLSPVAALDWVPGWIWLGIKSFAIISFFIWVRATFPRFRYDQVMRLGWKVFIPVTLFWLTVVGVWMQTSFSIWK
- the nuoG gene encoding NADH-quinone oxidoreductase subunit NuoG, translated to MIEIELDGKKVEISEGSMIMHAADRAGTYIPHFCYHKKLSIAANCRMCLVDVEKMPKPMPACATPVTQGMIVRTKSDKAIKAQKSVMEFLLINHPLDCPICDQGGECQLQDLAVGYGGSTSRYEEEKRVVFHKDVGPLISMEEMSRCIHCTRCVRFGQEVAGVMELGMSHRGEHAEIETFVGQSVDSELSGNMIDICPVGALTSKPFRYSARTWELSRRKSVSPHDSTGSNLIVQVKNNKVLRVVPLENEAVNECWIADRDRFSYEALNGDDRLTAPMLKQGGEWKTVDWQTALEYVANGLKQIKTNHGAQSIGALVSPHSTLEELYLAGALVRGLGSENIDYRLRNAEFGTSAQARYLGTSIASLSHLERVLVVGSNLRKDHPLFAQRIRQAAKLGCQVNALNAVMTDWALPVANTLLAPASQWVQALADIAAAVAAEQGVSAPAAGNVTSQSQAIAKSLLGGANKAILLGNAAAHHAKASSLLALANWIAAQTGATVGYLTEAANTVGAQIAGALPGTGGLNAGQMLAGGLKAAILLNTEPVQDSAAGAKAAQALNQAEMVVTLSPFKANMAFSDVLLPIAPFSETAGTFVNAEGRVQSFYAVVRPAGETRPAWKVIRVLANLLGIPGFDYESAQDVLLAMHKDAGAVPEFVPAARLGNATNAVIDLTPTTVEPAVASIYQLDGLVRRASSLQLTADARSATAQQPAQEALA